One genomic region from Streptomyces sp. NBC_00582 encodes:
- a CDS encoding SIS domain-containing protein → MLDDSLLDTPEALAEADRRGLLRGAAEAGARVRTAARHAAEAGVNQLKPDGRPRAILIAGPGAAATCVADLLGTLAGAACPVIRLAPTGVAPAAGALRWELPGWAGPVDLLLIATPDGTEPGLSLLAEQAYRRGCTVAAVAPARTPLTEATSATHSLFVPLATAPYEHDEQPPVAASAPGVLWALFTPLLALLDRIALLSAPADALEKIADRLDQVAERCGPAIATYSNPAKTLAAELADALPVIWTEGTSAGPAGRRFAAALAELAGRPALVAELPEALAEHSALLAGPLAASADPDDFFRDRVEETPALHARVLLLRDRPIGGLTAAPAARDLALSHDTPISELEPDDGDELVTLAELIATTDFAAVYLALASQA, encoded by the coding sequence ATGCTCGACGACTCACTGCTCGACACGCCGGAGGCCCTCGCCGAGGCCGACCGCCGAGGCCTCCTGCGCGGCGCGGCCGAAGCCGGCGCCCGCGTCCGCACCGCCGCCCGCCACGCCGCCGAAGCCGGAGTGAACCAGCTCAAACCGGACGGCCGCCCCCGCGCCATCCTCATCGCGGGCCCCGGCGCCGCCGCCACCTGCGTCGCCGACCTCCTCGGCACCCTCGCCGGCGCCGCCTGCCCCGTCATCCGCCTCGCCCCCACCGGCGTCGCCCCCGCCGCGGGCGCCCTGCGCTGGGAACTCCCCGGCTGGGCCGGCCCCGTCGACCTCCTCCTCATCGCCACCCCCGACGGCACCGAACCCGGCCTCTCGCTCCTCGCCGAGCAGGCCTACCGCCGAGGCTGCACCGTCGCCGCCGTGGCCCCCGCCCGCACCCCCCTCACCGAGGCGACCAGCGCCACGCACAGCCTGTTCGTACCGCTCGCGACCGCCCCGTACGAACACGACGAACAGCCCCCCGTCGCCGCCTCCGCCCCCGGCGTCCTGTGGGCCCTGTTCACCCCTCTCCTCGCACTCCTCGACCGCATCGCCCTGCTCTCCGCCCCGGCCGACGCGCTCGAGAAGATCGCCGACCGCCTCGACCAGGTCGCCGAACGCTGCGGCCCCGCCATCGCCACCTACAGCAACCCGGCGAAGACCCTGGCCGCCGAACTCGCCGACGCCCTCCCGGTGATCTGGACCGAAGGCACCTCCGCGGGCCCCGCGGGCCGCCGCTTCGCCGCCGCCCTCGCCGAACTCGCCGGCCGCCCCGCCCTCGTCGCCGAACTCCCCGAGGCCCTCGCCGAACACAGCGCCCTCCTCGCCGGCCCCCTCGCCGCCAGCGCCGACCCCGACGACTTCTTCCGCGACCGCGTCGAGGAAACCCCCGCCCTCCACGCGCGCGTGCTGCTCCTGCGCGACCGCCCCATCGGCGGCCTCACCGCCGCCCCCGCCGCCCGCGACCTGGCCCTCAGCCACGACACGCCGATCAGCGAACTCGAACCCGACGACGGTGACGAACTCGTCACCCTCGCCGAACTGATCGCCACCACGGATTTCGCCGCCGTTTACCTGGCGCTCGCCTCACAGGCTTGA
- a CDS encoding RDD family protein, which produces MSELVTGEAVALELQPARLPSRALAMVLDLVVLLVVYVVVSVVLVLATASWDEAARRAVSIAAFLLVLVGAPIAVETLSHGRSLGKAAAGLRVVRDDGGPIRFRHALVRGALGVVEILLTFGVVACVASLVSARGRRLGDVFAGTLVVRERVPVARGGSVPLPPPWLAGRFQELDLSGVPDGLWLAIRQYLGRMNQLDPQVGWVMAGRLAGELAGRTGVPVPPGVPPAPYLAAVLQERQVREARRTFGGGPVVNVGGGFGPPSPYGPASVPGSASGADRPVDGPSGGVEGVDGGRGEARGGTGFVPPA; this is translated from the coding sequence GTGAGTGAGCTGGTGACGGGTGAGGCGGTGGCGTTGGAGCTGCAGCCCGCCAGGCTGCCCAGCAGGGCGCTGGCCATGGTGCTGGACCTGGTCGTGTTGCTGGTCGTTTATGTGGTCGTGAGTGTCGTCCTGGTGCTGGCGACGGCTTCCTGGGACGAGGCGGCGCGGAGGGCGGTGTCGATCGCGGCGTTCTTGTTGGTGCTGGTGGGTGCGCCGATCGCTGTGGAGACGCTCAGTCATGGGCGGTCGCTGGGGAAGGCGGCGGCCGGGTTGCGGGTGGTGCGGGACGACGGTGGGCCGATCCGGTTCCGGCACGCGTTGGTGCGGGGTGCGCTCGGGGTGGTGGAGATCCTGCTGACGTTCGGGGTGGTGGCGTGTGTCGCGTCGCTGGTGTCGGCGCGGGGGCGGCGGCTCGGTGATGTGTTCGCGGGGACTCTGGTCGTGCGGGAACGGGTGCCGGTGGCGCGGGGCGGTTCTGTGCCGCTGCCTCCGCCGTGGCTGGCGGGGCGGTTCCAGGAGCTTGATCTTTCGGGGGTGCCGGACGGGTTGTGGTTGGCGATTCGCCAGTATCTGGGGCGGATGAACCAGTTGGATCCGCAGGTGGGCTGGGTGATGGCGGGGCGGCTGGCGGGTGAGCTCGCCGGGCGGACGGGGGTGCCGGTGCCGCCGGGGGTGCCGCCGGCTCCTTATCTGGCGGCGGTGTTGCAGGAGCGGCAGGTTCGGGAGGCGCGGCGGACGTTCGGGGGTGGCCCGGTGGTGAATGTGGGTGGGGGCTTCGGCCCGCCGTCACCGTACGGGCCTGCGTCGGTACCGGGCAGCGCCTCGGGTGCCGACAGGCCGGTGGACGGGCCCTCGGGTGGCGTGGAGGGTGTGGACGGTGGTCGGGGCGAGGCGCGGGGCGGTACGGGGTTCGTGCCGCCTGCGTAG
- a CDS encoding stage II sporulation protein M, whose translation MDLDVFVAAHRAEWDRLDALLRRRRRLTGAETDELVTLYQRTATHLSLIQSMAPDPHLTGRLTHLVARARSAVVGTRRASWRDVTRFLTESFPAAVYRARHWWIPTALLSTAVAALLGWWIGTHPDVQASIAPPDDLRELTRPGGRYETYYSSHPAASFAAQVWTNNAQAAAMCLVLGVFLGLPVLWILFQNMLNLGVGAGLMSSVGRLDTFLGLVLPHGLLELTAVFVAAGTGLRLGWTVIDPGPRSRRTALAEEGRAAIAMAIGLALVLFVSGAIEGFVTPSGLPTWSRIAIGIAAELAFLSYVHVLGGRAARTGATGDVEAAERSATVPTAA comes from the coding sequence ATGGACCTGGACGTCTTCGTCGCCGCCCACCGAGCCGAATGGGACCGCCTCGACGCCCTCCTACGCCGTCGCCGCCGCCTCACCGGCGCCGAAACGGACGAACTCGTCACCCTCTACCAGCGCACCGCCACCCACCTCTCCCTGATCCAGTCCATGGCCCCCGACCCCCACCTCACCGGCCGGCTGACCCACCTCGTGGCACGCGCGCGCAGCGCCGTCGTCGGAACCCGCCGCGCCTCCTGGCGCGATGTCACCCGCTTCCTCACCGAGAGCTTCCCCGCCGCCGTCTACCGCGCGCGCCACTGGTGGATCCCCACCGCGCTCCTCTCCACCGCCGTGGCCGCGCTCCTGGGCTGGTGGATCGGCACCCACCCGGACGTACAGGCCTCCATAGCGCCCCCCGACGACCTGCGCGAGCTCACCCGCCCCGGCGGCCGGTACGAGACGTACTACTCCAGCCACCCGGCCGCCTCCTTCGCCGCCCAGGTGTGGACGAACAACGCCCAGGCCGCAGCGATGTGCCTGGTCCTGGGCGTCTTCCTGGGCCTTCCGGTGCTCTGGATCCTCTTCCAGAACATGCTCAACCTCGGCGTCGGCGCCGGCCTGATGTCCTCGGTGGGCCGCCTCGACACCTTCCTCGGCCTGGTGCTCCCGCACGGCCTCCTCGAGCTGACCGCGGTCTTCGTCGCCGCCGGCACGGGCCTCCGCCTCGGCTGGACCGTCATCGACCCCGGCCCGCGCTCCCGGCGCACCGCCCTCGCCGAGGAAGGAAGAGCCGCGATCGCCATGGCGATCGGCCTCGCCCTGGTCCTCTTCGTCTCGGGCGCCATCGAAGGCTTCGTCACCCCTTCGGGCCTGCCCACCTGGTCCCGCATCGCCATCGGCATCGCCGCTGAACTGGCCTTCCTCTCGTACGTCCATGTCCTGGGCGGGAGAGCGGCACGCACCGGGGCAACGGGCGACGTCGAGGCGGCCGAGCGCAGCGCGACGGTGCCGACAGCCGCCTGA
- a CDS encoding phosphomannomutase/phosphoglucomutase — protein sequence MAADLSQIVKAYDVRGVVPDQWDESLAELFGAAFARITGAEAIVVGHDMRPSSPGLSGAFARGAAALGVHVTEIGLCSTDQLYYASGALHLPGAMFTASHNPARYNGIKLCRAGAAPVGQDTGLAEIRALVERWTDTGAPEPAPVPGTVTRTDTLKDYAAHLRSLVDLTSVRPLKVVVDAGNGMGGHTVPTVFDGLPLTVVPLYFELDGTFPNHEANPLDPANLVDLQQRVREESADLGLAFDGDADRCFVVDEHGDPVSPSVITALVAARELARNGGRGTIIHNLITSRTVPEVVEENGGSPVRTRVGHSFIKAEMARSGAIFGGEHSAHYYFKDFWNADTGMLAALHVLAALGGQKASLSSLVAVYDRYTGSGEINSTVADQADRIAAIRAAYADLPDVTLDELDGLTVSTPDWWFNVRASNTEPLLRLNAEARDEPTMTKIRDEALAIIRA from the coding sequence GTGGCTGCTGATCTGTCGCAGATCGTGAAGGCGTACGACGTCCGCGGGGTGGTCCCGGACCAGTGGGACGAGTCCCTCGCGGAACTCTTCGGAGCGGCCTTCGCCCGGATCACCGGCGCCGAGGCGATCGTCGTCGGCCACGACATGCGCCCCTCCTCACCCGGCCTCAGCGGTGCCTTCGCGCGCGGGGCGGCGGCACTCGGCGTCCACGTCACCGAGATCGGCCTGTGCTCCACGGACCAGCTCTACTACGCCTCCGGCGCCCTGCACCTGCCCGGCGCCATGTTCACCGCCTCCCACAACCCCGCCCGGTACAACGGCATCAAGCTGTGCCGTGCCGGTGCCGCCCCCGTCGGCCAGGACACCGGCCTCGCCGAGATCCGCGCACTCGTCGAGCGCTGGACGGACACCGGCGCGCCCGAGCCCGCTCCCGTGCCGGGAACCGTCACACGGACCGACACGTTGAAGGACTACGCGGCACACCTGCGCTCACTCGTCGACCTGACCTCCGTCCGCCCCCTGAAGGTCGTGGTCGACGCGGGCAACGGCATGGGCGGCCACACCGTCCCCACCGTGTTCGACGGCCTGCCCCTGACCGTCGTCCCCCTGTACTTCGAACTCGACGGCACCTTCCCGAACCACGAGGCCAACCCCCTCGACCCGGCGAACCTCGTGGACCTGCAGCAGCGCGTCCGGGAGGAGTCCGCCGACCTCGGCCTCGCCTTCGACGGCGACGCCGACCGCTGCTTCGTCGTCGACGAACACGGCGATCCCGTCTCCCCGTCCGTGATCACGGCCCTCGTCGCCGCCCGCGAACTCGCCCGCAACGGCGGCCGGGGCACGATCATCCACAACCTGATCACCTCCCGGACCGTCCCCGAGGTCGTCGAGGAGAACGGCGGCAGCCCCGTCCGCACCCGCGTCGGCCACTCCTTCATCAAGGCGGAGATGGCCCGCTCCGGCGCGATCTTCGGCGGCGAGCACTCCGCCCACTACTACTTCAAGGACTTCTGGAACGCCGACACCGGCATGCTGGCCGCCCTCCACGTCCTGGCGGCCCTCGGCGGCCAGAAGGCGTCCCTGTCGTCCCTCGTCGCCGTGTACGACCGCTACACCGGCTCCGGCGAGATCAACTCCACGGTCGCCGACCAGGCAGACCGCATCGCCGCGATCAGAGCGGCCTACGCCGACCTCCCCGACGTCACCCTCGACGAACTCGACGGCCTCACCGTCTCCACGCCCGACTGGTGGTTCAACGTCCGCGCCTCCAACACCGAACCCCTCCTCCGCCTCAACGCCGAGGCCCGCGACGAACCCACCATGACCAAGATCAGGGACGAAGCCCTGGCGATCATCCGCGCCTGA
- the ahcY gene encoding adenosylhomocysteinase — MTTVDNRQDFKVADLSLAAFGRKEITLAEHEMPGLMAIRKEYAEAQPLAGARVTGSLHMTVQTAVLIETLVALGAQVRWASCNIFSTQDHAAAAIAVGPNGTVDNPQGVPVFAWKGETLEEYWWCTEQALTWPDSPTGGPNMILDDGGDATLLVHKGVEYEKDGKVPSVDTAENDEHRVILELLNRTITDGSQKWTQLASEIRGVTEETTTGVHRLYEMQRDGALLFPAINVNDAVTKSKFDNKYGCRHSLIDGINRATDVLIGGKTAVVCGYGDVGKGCAESLRGQGARVIVTEIDPICALQAAMDGYQVTTLDEVVDKADIFITTTGNKDIIMASDMAKMKHQAIVGNIGHFDNEIDMAGLAKTPGIVKDEVKPQVHTWTFPDGKVIIVLSEGRLLNLGNATGHPSFVMSNSFADQTLAQIELFTKPDEYPVGVYTLPKHLDEKVARLHLDSLGVKLTTLRPEQAAYIGVQVDGPYKSDHYRY; from the coding sequence ATGACGACTGTCGACAACCGACAGGACTTCAAGGTCGCCGACCTCTCCCTGGCCGCCTTCGGCCGCAAGGAGATCACCCTCGCCGAGCACGAGATGCCCGGCCTCATGGCGATCCGCAAGGAGTACGCCGAGGCCCAGCCCCTCGCCGGCGCCCGCGTCACCGGCTCCCTGCACATGACCGTGCAGACCGCCGTCCTCATCGAGACCCTGGTCGCCCTCGGCGCCCAGGTCCGCTGGGCCTCCTGCAACATCTTCTCCACCCAGGACCACGCCGCCGCCGCCATCGCCGTCGGCCCGAACGGCACCGTGGACAACCCCCAGGGCGTCCCCGTCTTCGCCTGGAAGGGCGAAACCCTGGAAGAGTACTGGTGGTGCACCGAGCAGGCCCTCACCTGGCCCGACAGCCCCACCGGCGGTCCCAACATGATCCTCGACGACGGCGGTGACGCCACCCTCCTCGTCCACAAGGGCGTCGAGTACGAGAAGGACGGCAAGGTCCCCTCCGTCGACACCGCCGAGAACGACGAACACCGCGTCATCCTCGAACTCCTCAACCGCACCATCACCGACGGCTCCCAGAAGTGGACCCAGCTCGCCTCGGAGATCCGCGGCGTCACCGAGGAGACCACCACCGGCGTCCACCGCCTGTACGAGATGCAGCGCGACGGCGCCCTCCTCTTCCCGGCGATCAACGTCAACGACGCCGTCACCAAGTCGAAGTTCGACAACAAGTACGGCTGCCGCCACTCCCTCATCGACGGCATCAACCGCGCCACCGACGTCCTCATCGGCGGCAAGACCGCCGTCGTCTGCGGCTACGGCGACGTCGGCAAGGGCTGCGCCGAGTCCCTGCGCGGCCAGGGCGCCCGCGTCATCGTCACCGAGATCGACCCCATCTGCGCCCTCCAGGCCGCGATGGACGGCTACCAGGTCACGACCCTCGACGAGGTCGTCGACAAGGCCGACATCTTCATCACCACCACCGGCAACAAGGACATCATCATGGCCTCCGACATGGCCAAGATGAAGCACCAGGCCATCGTCGGCAACATCGGCCACTTCGACAACGAGATCGACATGGCCGGCCTCGCCAAGACCCCCGGCATCGTCAAGGACGAGGTCAAGCCGCAGGTCCACACCTGGACCTTCCCCGACGGCAAGGTGATCATCGTCCTGTCCGAGGGCCGCCTGCTGAACCTGGGCAACGCCACCGGCCACCCCTCGTTCGTGATGTCCAACTCCTTCGCGGACCAGACCCTGGCCCAGATCGAGCTGTTCACCAAGCCCGACGAGTACCCGGTCGGCGTCTACACGCTGCCCAAGCACCTCGACGAGAAGGTCGCCCGCCTCCACCTCGACTCCCTCGGAGTCAAGCTGACGACCCTCCGCCCCGAGCAGGCCGCCTACATCGGCGTCCAGGTCGACGGCCCGTACAAGTCGGACCACTACCGCTACTGA
- a CDS encoding Trm112 family protein yields MPLEAGLLEILACPACHGPLKEQDEELICTGQDCGLAYPVRDGIPVLLVDEARRPA; encoded by the coding sequence ATGCCGCTCGAAGCCGGCCTCCTGGAGATCCTCGCCTGCCCCGCCTGCCACGGCCCTCTCAAGGAGCAGGACGAGGAGCTGATCTGCACGGGCCAGGACTGCGGCCTGGCGTACCCCGTCCGCGACGGCATCCCCGTCCTCCTCGTCGACGAGGCCCGCCGCCCCGCGTAA
- a CDS encoding DUF3499 domain-containing protein, protein MESRRGPLKSAVPSNVVSPVRRCSRTACGRPAVATLTYVYADSTAVLGPLATYAEPHCYDLCAEHSERLTAPRGWEVVRLLDGSAPARPSGDDLEALANAVREAARPQERAAQAGGGGRGADPMEVARRGHLRVLRSPDN, encoded by the coding sequence GTGGAGAGTCGTCGCGGCCCGCTCAAGAGTGCGGTACCGTCCAACGTCGTGAGCCCTGTACGTCGCTGTTCGCGCACCGCCTGCGGCCGACCCGCCGTCGCGACGCTGACGTACGTCTACGCCGACTCGACCGCGGTCCTCGGCCCGCTCGCCACCTACGCCGAACCTCACTGCTACGACCTGTGCGCCGAACACTCCGAGCGCCTCACCGCCCCCCGTGGCTGGGAGGTCGTACGTCTGCTGGACGGCTCGGCTCCCGCGCGGCCCAGTGGTGATGATCTGGAAGCGCTTGCCAACGCCGTACGCGAGGCGGCCCGCCCCCAGGAGCGCGCGGCACAGGCCGGTGGCGGCGGACGCGGCGCGGACCCGATGGAGGTGGCCCGCCGCGGCCACCTGCGCGTCCTGCGCTCGCCGGACAACTGA
- the manA gene encoding mannose-6-phosphate isomerase, class I, with protein sequence MDRLDNTIRPYAWGSPTAIPHLLGTEPTGEPQAEMWMGAHPGAPSRTERGTLVEVIDTDPARELGDRAVTRFGPRLPFLLKLLAAGAPLSLQVHPNLAQAKEGYADEERRGIPVDAPHRNYKDANHKPELICALTEFDGLCGFRHPLRAAALLDGLGVDSLKPYVDLLHAHPEEAALREVLTAVLTADPDDMAHTVAAAAAACDRLGGDYTPYAGIAHHYPGDPGVIAAMLLNHVRLQPGEALFLGAGIPHAYLSGLGVEIMANSDNVLRCGLTPKHVDVPELLRIVRFEPGDPGVLRPEASPDGEEVYETPIDEFRLSRYVLPEGSGTHDLTRETPQILLCTAGTVRAGDHRLAPGQSVFVPAGEKAEVSGAGTLFRATVIV encoded by the coding sequence ATGGACCGCCTCGACAACACCATCCGCCCCTACGCCTGGGGCTCCCCGACCGCGATCCCCCACCTGCTCGGCACCGAGCCGACCGGCGAACCCCAGGCGGAGATGTGGATGGGCGCCCACCCCGGCGCCCCCTCCCGCACGGAACGCGGCACCCTCGTCGAGGTGATCGACACCGACCCCGCACGCGAACTCGGCGACCGCGCGGTGACCAGGTTCGGCCCCCGGCTGCCCTTCCTCCTCAAGCTCCTCGCCGCCGGCGCCCCCCTCTCCCTCCAGGTCCACCCGAACCTCGCCCAGGCCAAGGAGGGCTACGCGGACGAGGAGCGTCGCGGCATCCCGGTGGACGCCCCCCACCGCAACTACAAGGACGCCAACCACAAGCCCGAACTGATCTGCGCCCTCACCGAGTTCGACGGCCTGTGCGGCTTCCGCCACCCCCTGCGGGCAGCCGCCCTCCTCGACGGCCTCGGCGTCGACTCCCTCAAGCCGTACGTCGACCTCCTGCACGCCCACCCCGAGGAAGCCGCCCTGCGCGAGGTCCTCACCGCCGTCCTCACCGCCGACCCCGACGACATGGCCCACACGGTCGCGGCCGCCGCAGCCGCCTGCGACCGCCTCGGCGGCGACTACACCCCCTACGCCGGCATCGCCCACCACTACCCCGGCGACCCCGGCGTCATCGCCGCCATGCTCCTCAACCACGTCCGGCTCCAGCCCGGCGAAGCCCTCTTCCTCGGCGCCGGCATCCCGCACGCCTACCTGAGCGGCCTCGGCGTCGAGATCATGGCGAACTCCGACAACGTCCTGCGCTGCGGCCTCACCCCCAAGCACGTCGACGTCCCCGAACTCCTGCGCATCGTCCGCTTCGAACCCGGCGACCCCGGCGTCCTGCGCCCCGAGGCGTCCCCCGACGGCGAAGAGGTCTACGAGACCCCCATCGACGAGTTCCGCCTGTCCCGGTACGTCCTCCCCGAGGGCTCCGGCACCCACGACCTCACCCGCGAGACCCCGCAGATCCTCCTCTGCACGGCCGGAACGGTACGAGCCGGAGACCACCGACTCGCCCCCGGCCAGTCGGTCTTCGTCCCCGCCGGCGAGAAGGCCGAGGTCTCCGGAGCCGGAACCCTCTTCCGCGCCACTGTGATTGTCTGA
- a CDS encoding metallopeptidase family protein, translating to MDSPVPPRAAGPGPRRRDRHGRGMRGPIAPPQVPLAASRADAFADLVQDSVERLERRWPQLAEIDFMVLEVPRPAAAGEPWNDEAVPLGGTVPAREGRRARVVVYRRPIEIRTKGRDERAALVHEVVVEQVAEVLGLTPETVDPRYGDED from the coding sequence ATGGACAGCCCCGTACCGCCCCGTGCCGCAGGCCCCGGGCCCCGCCGCCGCGATCGCCACGGCCGGGGCATGCGGGGTCCGATCGCGCCCCCTCAGGTGCCGTTGGCCGCGAGCCGCGCCGACGCCTTCGCCGATCTGGTGCAGGACTCCGTGGAACGGCTGGAGCGGCGCTGGCCGCAGCTCGCCGAGATCGACTTCATGGTCCTCGAGGTGCCCCGCCCGGCCGCGGCCGGGGAGCCGTGGAACGACGAGGCGGTGCCTCTCGGCGGGACGGTTCCCGCGCGCGAGGGCCGGCGGGCTCGGGTGGTCGTCTACCGGCGGCCGATCGAGATCCGCACCAAGGGCCGGGACGAACGGGCCGCGCTGGTGCACGAGGTCGTCGTGGAACAGGTGGCGGAGGTGCTGGGGCTGACCCCGGAGACGGTGGATCCGCGGTACGGCGACGAGGACTGA
- a CDS encoding DUF5719 family protein: MNRTTLSLIAGTAALAAVTGFATLNEPGAAGTDDSAKAAAVLPVERTSLLCPPPSTSDIAETSYTSFTPVTKGTDGDGTAELVAATEDSADTTDDDKTSDTDEKKTEGKKTDKGDKKTDKADKSVVTPKKPGTPATGDTSGGESPALMGTAEGKFAPGWTVQETTEVAVGSGRGLQGVTCTPADTEFWFPGASTAADRTDYVHLTNPDDSAAVADIELYGKDGALQTTVGEGITVPPHSSEPILLSTLTDVKEDDVTVHVNVRSGRVGASVQALDDKLGGDWLAAATDPAPSLVIPGIPKDATAVRLIAYAPGDADADLKVQLASPTGLITPAGHETVHVKGGMTTAVDLGDVTRGEAGSIVLTPTDRSVPVVAAVRVLRGKGGSQESAFIPASAPVGTRASAADNTAKGSTLSLTAPRGTAKVKVTASAGSEAGTAASKTYTIKSGTTQDVELPVPSGLKGTFALTVEPLTDTPVYAARTLTVTDEGVQGFTVQTLPDDRGTVEVPRADENMAVLQK, translated from the coding sequence GTGAACCGCACCACCCTGTCCCTGATCGCCGGCACGGCCGCGCTCGCCGCCGTCACCGGGTTCGCCACCCTGAACGAACCCGGTGCCGCCGGTACGGACGACTCCGCCAAGGCGGCCGCCGTGCTGCCCGTGGAGCGCACGAGCCTGCTCTGCCCGCCGCCCAGCACCTCCGACATCGCCGAGACGTCGTACACGTCCTTCACGCCCGTCACCAAGGGCACGGACGGCGACGGCACGGCCGAACTCGTCGCCGCCACCGAGGACTCGGCGGACACCACCGACGACGACAAGACGAGCGACACGGACGAGAAGAAGACGGAAGGGAAGAAGACGGACAAGGGCGACAAGAAGACCGACAAGGCCGACAAGTCGGTGGTGACGCCCAAGAAGCCCGGCACCCCCGCCACCGGCGACACCTCCGGCGGGGAGTCGCCCGCGCTCATGGGCACCGCCGAGGGGAAGTTCGCGCCCGGCTGGACGGTCCAGGAGACCACCGAGGTCGCCGTCGGCTCCGGCCGCGGCCTGCAGGGCGTCACCTGCACCCCCGCCGACACGGAGTTCTGGTTCCCGGGCGCGAGCACGGCCGCCGACCGCACGGACTACGTCCACCTCACCAACCCGGACGACTCCGCCGCCGTCGCCGACATCGAGCTCTACGGCAAGGACGGCGCCCTGCAGACCACGGTGGGGGAGGGCATCACCGTGCCCCCGCACTCCAGCGAGCCGATCCTGCTGTCCACGCTCACCGACGTGAAGGAGGACGACGTCACCGTCCACGTCAACGTCCGCAGCGGCCGCGTGGGCGCCTCGGTGCAGGCCCTGGACGACAAGCTCGGCGGCGACTGGCTGGCCGCCGCCACCGACCCGGCACCGAGCCTGGTCATCCCGGGCATCCCCAAGGACGCCACCGCCGTCCGGCTGATCGCCTACGCGCCCGGCGACGCGGACGCCGACCTGAAGGTCCAACTCGCCTCCCCGACCGGTCTGATCACCCCGGCCGGGCACGAGACCGTGCACGTCAAGGGCGGCATGACGACCGCCGTCGACCTCGGCGACGTCACGCGCGGCGAGGCCGGCTCGATCGTCCTGACGCCGACGGACCGGTCGGTGCCGGTCGTCGCGGCCGTCCGCGTGCTGCGCGGCAAGGGAGGCAGCCAGGAGTCGGCGTTCATCCCCGCGTCCGCGCCGGTCGGCACGCGCGCGTCCGCCGCCGACAACACCGCGAAGGGCTCCACGCTCTCCCTGACCGCCCCGCGGGGCACCGCCAAGGTGAAGGTCACCGCGTCTGCGGGCAGCGAGGCGGGAACGGCCGCCTCGAAGACGTACACGATCAAGTCCGGCACCACCCAGGACGTCGAACTCCCCGTCCCCTCCGGCCTCAAGGGCACCTTCGCCCTCACGGTCGAACCCCTCACCGACACCCCGGTCTACGCCGCCCGCACCCTGACGGTGACCGACGAAGGCGTCCAGGGCTTCACCGTCCAGACCCTCCCGGACGACCGGGGCACGGTCGAGGTCCCCCGGGCGGACGAGAACATGGCGGTGCTCCAGAAGTAA
- a CDS encoding cation diffusion facilitator family transporter, with product MSASGGTRAIVAALGANLAIAASKFVAFAFSGSSSMLAEGVHSLADSGNQALLLVGGKKAQREATPQHPFGYGRERYIYAFLVSIVLFSVGGMFAIYEGYEKIQHPHEIEHWYWPVGVLVFAIIAEGFSFRTAIKESNELRGSLSWSQFVRRAKAPELPVVLLEDFGALIGLVLALGGVGLALLTDDGIWDGIGTVCIGVLLVLIALVLAAETKSLLLGEAAGVEDVQKIETALVDGRTVTRIIHMRTLHLGPEELLVAAKIAVRHDDTAAEIATAIDAAEARIRQAVPIARVIYLEPDIYSEAEAAKGPDPEATPGGPDRHPADH from the coding sequence ATGAGCGCGTCAGGCGGCACCAGGGCGATCGTGGCGGCACTCGGCGCCAACCTCGCCATCGCGGCATCGAAATTCGTGGCGTTCGCCTTCAGCGGCTCCTCCTCGATGCTCGCCGAAGGCGTCCACTCCCTCGCCGACTCCGGCAACCAGGCCCTCCTCCTCGTCGGCGGCAAGAAGGCCCAGCGCGAAGCCACCCCCCAACACCCCTTCGGCTACGGCCGCGAGCGCTACATCTACGCCTTCCTCGTCTCCATCGTCCTCTTCTCCGTCGGCGGCATGTTCGCCATCTACGAGGGCTACGAGAAGATCCAGCACCCCCACGAGATCGAGCACTGGTACTGGCCCGTCGGCGTCCTCGTCTTCGCGATCATCGCCGAGGGCTTCTCCTTCCGCACCGCCATCAAGGAGTCCAACGAACTCCGCGGCTCCCTCTCCTGGTCCCAGTTCGTCCGCCGCGCCAAGGCCCCCGAACTCCCCGTCGTCCTCCTCGAGGACTTCGGCGCCCTCATCGGCCTCGTCCTCGCCCTCGGCGGCGTCGGACTCGCCCTCCTCACCGACGACGGCATCTGGGACGGCATCGGCACCGTCTGCATCGGTGTCCTCCTCGTCCTCATCGCCCTCGTCCTCGCCGCCGAGACCAAATCCCTCCTCCTCGGCGAAGCCGCCGGCGTCGAAGACGTCCAGAAGATCGAGACCGCCCTCGTCGACGGCCGCACCGTCACCCGCATCATCCACATGCGCACCCTCCACCTCGGCCCCGAGGAACTCCTCGTCGCCGCCAAGATCGCCGTCCGGCACGACGACACCGCCGCCGAGATCGCCACCGCCATCGACGCCGCCGAGGCCCGCATCCGCCAAGCCGTCCCCATCGCCCGCGTCATCTACCTCGAACCCGACATCTACAGCGAGGCCGAAGCCGCCAAGGGCCCCGACCCCGAGGCCACCCCCGGCGGCCCCGACCGGCACCCCGCCGACCACTGA